Proteins encoded in a region of the Salminus brasiliensis chromosome 2, fSalBra1.hap2, whole genome shotgun sequence genome:
- the cdkn1d gene encoding cyclin-dependent kinase inhibitor 1D: protein MTMTSSHYDHGELDGGEEDMKPRVAAVRRNLFGPVDHQQLQQDFQRLLCMSVEVAKQRWNFDFQSERPAAGAVEWEEMRWQDVPAFYRSCVVRAGAPKRRLEAPVNSGGEEYLELRARGSFRGAKLEKRMSTPLGIKHRQATITDFFTVKKRRFLHQKVSSRQ, encoded by the exons ATGACTATGACTTCATCTCACTATGATCACGGGGAGCTTGATGGCGGGGAGGAGGATATGAAGCCGAGGGTCGCTGCTGTCCGGCGGAACCTCTTCGGCCCGGTGGAtcaccagcagctccagcaggacTTCCAGAGGCTGTTGTGCATGAGCGTGGAGGTGGCCAAGCAGCGCTGGAACTTCGATTTCCAGAGCGAGCGGCCTGCGGCCGGAGCGGTGGAGTGGGAGGAGATGCGCTGGCAGGACGTCCCGGCGTTTTACCGCAGCTGTGTGGTACGGGCAGGGGCACCCAAACGCAGGCTGGAGGCACCGGTCAACAGTGGGGGAGAAGAGTACCTGGAGCTGAGGGCCAGAGGCTCATTCAGAGGAGCCAAGCTGGAGAAGAGAATGTCAACACCGCTGGGGATCAAACACAGACAAGCCACAATCACAG ACTTCTTCACTGTGAAGAAGAGGAGGTTTCTTCATCAGAAAGTGTCATCGAGGCAGTGA